From one Haloferax marinisediminis genomic stretch:
- a CDS encoding type IV pilin has protein sequence MQLKNLFTEDRAVSPVIGVILMVAITVILAAVIGTFVLGLGDQVSETAPQASFSFSYDQDANTNGEVTITHESGEGISTSLISVEGDNVPTTAAFSDSDSNSKVNAGESAVFEPDAALSSGDTIRIIWSSESGSTSSTLQKWTYNG, from the coding sequence ATGCAACTCAAAAACCTCTTCACAGAAGACCGTGCAGTCAGTCCAGTCATCGGGGTCATCCTGATGGTTGCAATCACCGTCATCTTGGCGGCCGTCATCGGGACCTTCGTCCTCGGTCTCGGTGACCAAGTGAGCGAGACCGCGCCGCAGGCGAGCTTTAGTTTCAGTTACGACCAGGATGCCAATACTAACGGGGAAGTCACTATCACTCACGAAAGTGGTGAAGGTATCAGCACTTCGCTTATCTCAGTTGAAGGAGATAATGTCCCAACTACTGCAGCCTTCTCAGACAGTGACTCGAACAGTAAAGTGAATGCGGGCGAATCCGCTGTATTCGAACCCGATGCAGCACTCAGCAGCGGCGATACGATTCGAATCATCTGGTCGTCCGAAAGTGGCAGCACCTCGTCCACGCTCCAGAAGTGGACCTACAACGGATAA
- a CDS encoding DUF7563 family protein: protein MLLSLEAQPRECEYCGSHVTHNFCRVYGDSEDRVHRCRECDTAVRIQRGSAAGRDVPTPDPQESPGRHGGQPERWSK, encoded by the coding sequence ATGCTCCTCTCCCTCGAGGCCCAGCCTCGTGAGTGTGAGTATTGCGGGTCGCACGTCACCCACAACTTCTGTCGCGTCTACGGCGATTCTGAGGACCGCGTACACCGATGCCGAGAGTGCGACACCGCCGTTCGGATTCAGCGAGGGTCTGCAGCCGGCCGTGACGTTCCAACGCCGGACCCGCAAGAGTCACCCGGTCGTCACGGTGGGCAGCCAGAGAGGTGGTCGAAGTGA
- a CDS encoding type IV pilin — protein sequence MVAITVILAAVIGTFVLGLGDQVGNTAPQASFAFDYTNNSADESNSIDGDVLKITHESGDQIPSGQLSVSISSAKTGAGGSVTVTDSQPVIPDPMSAGKTITIDDTTFDETGDGSSEQNPANDISLAGATVRIVWSDESGSTSATLQKWSGPEA from the coding sequence ATGGTCGCAATTACGGTCATCCTCGCAGCCGTTATCGGGACGTTCGTCCTCGGTCTCGGTGACCAAGTTGGCAACACGGCTCCACAGGCGAGTTTCGCCTTCGACTACACGAATAACTCGGCAGATGAAAGTAACTCGATTGATGGTGACGTCCTCAAAATCACTCACGAGAGTGGTGACCAGATTCCGAGTGGTCAGCTTTCGGTCTCAATCAGCAGTGCGAAAACCGGCGCTGGTGGTTCAGTAACTGTTACAGACAGCCAGCCAGTTATTCCTGACCCCATGAGTGCCGGCAAGACAATCACAATCGATGACACCACGTTCGACGAAACTGGTGACGGATCTTCAGAACAGAACCCCGCTAATGACATCAGCCTCGCCGGCGCAACCGTCCGCATCGTCTGGTCCGACGAATCCGGGTCCACCTCGGCGACGCTCCAGAAGTGGTCTGGACCGGAAGCGTAA
- a CDS encoding helix-turn-helix transcriptional regulator, which yields MSHVASAPHETRGNLLYTEYEDSPYWAVRQLYNHIDGGAKGIEVEIPRYDAPGTEVWTVSLGFHESGLSPSKRDTVNSLLEYDINAYGEGQRKLPIIIQPRLGWDDENRPNSVPANLGRSTNVKLNNTVNVELDEIPHLIREILRAVCERVGFDWSRRYFTETPHEYSTITQHERYIRILRDMAKKLVHSDGVFMKLFMLVADLEGSHVVYDSNNEKVVGYNHQLRFDRKAIEEISKNSRHRPRGMQLKHYHPEHVRKKSGDDPLYHPKLGALYKKNLNQDQSVRWTDRHDLVDDLEEKMMNVLEWAGIPTNPGSWFVEDDHFVPGESDRRIAFWDDPTPEIEASQESVIIRTLQELEDSDRDVLEYVAMADGGTVDGAAEETGWSEATVYRVLQRLSGLLDCDNRVVSWVSSKMSQQVREIVSVTEDVVESNARLIENVLSVDPRDLERSGRALQNWLNRYGAEVVQGMDDRSKRVKIRVRSILTESKNSTAKGEYLPDVIDAGYSAWCDAGLDAGRFYNAIIEFDQAYGPKQSAIASQHLR from the coding sequence ATGAGCCACGTAGCCTCTGCACCCCACGAGACTCGTGGCAACCTACTGTACACGGAGTACGAAGACTCGCCCTACTGGGCCGTCCGCCAGCTGTACAACCACATCGACGGCGGTGCGAAAGGAATCGAGGTAGAAATACCACGCTACGACGCGCCGGGAACAGAGGTTTGGACGGTTTCACTCGGGTTCCACGAGTCCGGGCTGTCTCCCTCGAAACGTGATACCGTCAACTCGCTCCTCGAGTACGACATCAACGCCTACGGTGAGGGACAGCGAAAACTCCCGATTATCATTCAACCCCGACTCGGATGGGACGACGAGAACCGGCCAAACAGCGTTCCTGCGAACCTTGGCCGTTCGACCAACGTCAAACTGAACAACACGGTCAACGTCGAACTTGACGAGATTCCCCATCTCATTCGCGAGATATTACGTGCCGTCTGTGAGAGAGTCGGCTTTGACTGGTCTCGTCGGTACTTCACAGAGACACCTCACGAGTATTCGACCATCACCCAGCACGAGCGGTACATCCGCATCCTTCGGGACATGGCGAAGAAACTCGTCCACAGCGACGGGGTTTTCATGAAACTCTTCATGCTCGTCGCAGACCTGGAGGGGTCGCACGTCGTCTACGATTCGAACAACGAGAAGGTTGTTGGCTACAACCACCAACTCCGATTCGACCGCAAGGCCATCGAGGAGATTTCGAAGAATAGCCGTCATCGACCACGCGGGATGCAGCTCAAGCACTACCATCCCGAGCACGTGCGCAAGAAGTCGGGTGACGACCCACTGTACCACCCGAAGCTCGGTGCGCTCTACAAGAAGAATCTGAACCAAGACCAATCGGTTCGGTGGACCGACCGCCACGACCTCGTCGACGACCTGGAAGAGAAAATGATGAACGTGCTCGAGTGGGCCGGCATTCCAACGAATCCGGGGTCATGGTTCGTCGAAGACGACCACTTCGTTCCCGGAGAATCCGACCGGCGGATTGCGTTCTGGGACGACCCGACGCCGGAAATTGAGGCGTCGCAGGAGTCGGTTATCATCCGGACGCTCCAGGAGCTGGAAGACTCTGACCGCGACGTCCTCGAATACGTCGCCATGGCCGACGGGGGAACTGTCGACGGGGCAGCCGAAGAGACCGGGTGGTCCGAAGCGACCGTCTACCGCGTCCTTCAGCGACTCAGCGGCCTCCTCGACTGCGACAATCGTGTTGTCTCGTGGGTCTCCTCGAAGATGTCCCAACAGGTCCGCGAAATCGTCTCTGTCACCGAGGACGTCGTCGAGTCCAACGCACGACTCATCGAGAATGTCCTCTCTGTCGACCCACGTGACCTGGAACGCTCCGGCCGTGCTCTGCAGAACTGGCTCAATCGATACGGTGCTGAAGTCGTCCAGGGGATGGACGATCGCTCGAAGCGCGTGAAGATTCGCGTTCGGTCGATTCTAACCGAATCGAAGAACAGCACTGCGAAAGGCGAGTACCTACCCGACGTGATCGACGCAGGCTACTCCGCGTGGTGTGACGCCGGCCTCGACGCCGGTCGGTTCTACAACGCCATCATCGAATTCGACCAGGCGTACGGTCCAAAACAGTCCGCAATCGCGAGTCAGCACCTCAGATAG
- a CDS encoding type IV pilin translates to MNFKELLADNDAVSPVIGVILMVAITVILAAVIGTFVLGLGDQVGNTVPQASFSFDLTDNDQSATDNPDSLSITHESGTEINPEQLTFAVSGATADDADESASATLAIDGVSGATSWNDLSPNDVSAGSTVTLDGNDFQYDLDGDGSFAATGANNDNSGVDSDAEALNLSGATVRLVWADGSGESSATLQKWSAPDA, encoded by the coding sequence ATGAACTTCAAGGAACTCCTCGCTGACAACGACGCTGTGTCTCCAGTCATCGGGGTAATCCTGATGGTTGCCATCACGGTCATCCTCGCGGCCGTTATCGGGACGTTCGTCCTCGGTCTCGGTGACCAAGTCGGCAACACGGTTCCGCAGGCGAGTTTCAGCTTCGACCTCACCGACAACGATCAGTCGGCAACTGATAACCCAGATTCCCTCTCGATTACGCACGAGTCCGGGACTGAAATCAACCCAGAGCAGTTGACGTTCGCAGTTTCCGGTGCTACCGCAGATGACGCTGACGAATCAGCCTCCGCGACGCTGGCAATTGATGGAGTATCCGGGGCAACGTCGTGGAATGACCTGTCGCCAAATGACGTGAGCGCAGGAAGCACAGTCACTCTAGACGGAAATGACTTCCAATACGACCTTGACGGTGATGGTAGTTTTGCAGCAACCGGTGCTAACAACGACAACAGCGGGGTTGACAGCGATGCTGAAGCACTCAACTTGAGCGGAGCAACTGTCCGCCTCGTTTGGGCCGACGGATCCGGCGAATCGTCCGCCACGCTCCAGAAGTGGTCCGCCCCTGACGCCTAA
- a CDS encoding DUF1684 domain-containing protein: protein MTDDAFDPEKYVAELREKRREKDDFFDSHPQSPVPPAEREAFDGLDYFDPDPDFRVSATVETHADPEPVVMDTTAGREVRYLRVATFHFELRDTDLELGAYQQEHDDSPTLFVPFRDKTTGQQTYDGGRYMELTPDVPLSELDDIVVDFNIAYNPFCAFTDTFDCPLPPEENWLSVVVPAGEKKYESP, encoded by the coding sequence ATGACCGACGACGCGTTCGACCCCGAGAAATACGTGGCCGAACTTCGCGAAAAGCGGCGTGAGAAAGACGACTTCTTCGACTCCCACCCTCAGTCACCGGTTCCACCGGCAGAGCGCGAGGCATTCGACGGACTGGACTACTTCGACCCGGACCCGGACTTCCGGGTGTCGGCGACTGTCGAGACGCACGCCGACCCGGAGCCCGTCGTGATGGACACCACTGCGGGGCGCGAAGTCCGGTATCTTCGCGTCGCGACGTTCCACTTCGAACTGCGCGACACCGACCTCGAACTCGGTGCGTACCAGCAGGAACACGACGACTCGCCGACGCTGTTCGTCCCCTTCCGCGACAAGACCACCGGCCAGCAGACGTACGACGGCGGTCGGTACATGGAACTCACGCCGGACGTCCCGCTTTCGGAGCTCGACGACATCGTCGTGGACTTCAACATCGCGTACAACCCGTTCTGCGCGTTCACCGACACGTTCGACTGCCCACTGCCACCCGAAGAGAACTGGCTGAGCGTCGTCGTCCCCGCGGGCGAGAAGAAGTACGAGTCGCCGTAG
- a CDS encoding tyrosine-type recombinase/integrase, with translation MDRPSELKPREAVRRYLDRRGTELSSSSIKTYKYRLKLWVEWCEDRNIERVSDLNGWTFEQFEAFRAGQDIASPTLHSEMETLLGFVEYLERIEAVDDGLSKKVHVPSVPMSERSRDTMLVPEDALRLLRFYRSHSSVRGTRFHAVLELAWHTGARLGALRGLDLRDYYPDEQYVEFVHRPESETPLKNQMNGERTVSLLPEVVESLNTYIKKFRPDGHDDFGRSPLFVTHHGTRISKNGFRGWMYQATQPCVAGPCPHEYEKNSCEFAGSYTQGSKCPSSRAPHHVRTGSITWHRDRGFPPEVTAERVNASQDVIEQHYDKASQRERMELRRRPHLDKLRIE, from the coding sequence ATGGACCGACCTTCAGAACTCAAACCCCGCGAGGCAGTTCGCCGGTACCTTGACCGCCGTGGGACGGAACTCTCGTCATCGTCCATCAAGACCTACAAGTACCGCCTGAAGCTCTGGGTCGAGTGGTGCGAGGACCGGAATATCGAGCGCGTCTCTGACCTGAACGGGTGGACGTTCGAGCAGTTCGAGGCGTTCCGCGCCGGTCAGGACATCGCTTCACCAACGCTCCACAGCGAGATGGAGACACTGCTCGGGTTCGTCGAGTATCTCGAACGCATCGAGGCTGTTGACGACGGTCTCTCGAAGAAGGTCCACGTGCCGAGCGTGCCGATGTCGGAACGGTCGCGGGATACGATGTTGGTTCCTGAGGACGCGCTTCGATTGCTTCGGTTCTATCGGTCTCACAGTAGCGTCCGTGGAACTCGGTTCCACGCTGTTCTTGAGCTGGCGTGGCACACTGGAGCACGTCTTGGTGCTCTTCGTGGTCTCGATCTTCGTGACTACTATCCCGACGAGCAGTATGTCGAGTTCGTCCACCGGCCGGAGTCCGAGACGCCATTGAAGAATCAGATGAACGGTGAGCGCACGGTCTCGCTCTTGCCGGAGGTCGTCGAATCGCTGAACACCTACATCAAGAAGTTCCGACCGGATGGTCACGACGACTTCGGTCGCTCACCGTTGTTCGTCACACACCACGGGACTCGTATCTCGAAGAACGGCTTTCGGGGGTGGATGTATCAGGCGACGCAACCGTGCGTTGCTGGTCCGTGTCCGCACGAATACGAGAAAAATTCCTGCGAATTTGCGGGGTCATACACTCAGGGAAGCAAGTGTCCGTCTTCTCGAGCACCACACCACGTTCGGACGGGGTCAATTACGTGGCACAGAGACCGCGGGTTCCCTCCTGAGGTGACGGCAGAACGCGTGAATGCGTCTCAGGACGTTATTGAACAGCATTACGACAAAGCGTCCCAGCGCGAGCGGATGGAACTTCGTCGCCGTCCTCACCTGGACAAACTTCGGATTGAGTGA
- a CDS encoding PhiH1 repressor, translating to MRKSASWMTIWDDRILEYIDENGSASPGELDKSGYFQVSRSQISRRLRRLKDKGMLQHLGNGVYVITPIGEEYLEGELNAEELDGENGGEGTASA from the coding sequence ATGAGGAAATCCGCATCGTGGATGACCATCTGGGACGACCGGATTCTTGAATATATTGACGAGAATGGCTCTGCCAGTCCCGGTGAGTTGGACAAATCTGGCTATTTTCAGGTCTCTCGGTCTCAGATTTCGCGTCGACTACGACGTCTGAAAGACAAAGGAATGTTGCAACATCTCGGAAATGGTGTCTACGTCATCACTCCAATCGGCGAGGAATACTTAGAGGGAGAACTCAACGCAGAGGAATTGGACGGAGAGAACGGTGGAGAGGGCACTGCATCTGCGTAG